The genomic DNA AGAATTGGACTGCACTTCTCGCTCGGCAAGTTCACGGACATCTGTGAGTTCGTGGTAGCCGTTACAGATTTCGACGCCTTGCATATAAAGTTCAAACCGATCAGAAACGCGCGCATCATTTTCTGATGTTCGCGCCAGCGCAGCCTGTGACCGCGGATAAGCGGTAAGAAAGACAGGATGTTCGATCCCCAGTGCTGGTTCGATTCTTTCGGCCAGAATAACGTTAAGGATGTCGTCGACGGTGTCGTCTGACGAAAACGCGGGCAACGGGATCTGTCTGCTGGCAGCAAGTTGTTCGATTTCCAACCGGCTCTTACCAAGCACACTTTCTCCGAGGACGCTTATGAATGCGTCGTCCCAATTGAGAACTCGAAACGACTGAGGACCTGCTTCGAGTCGCGTCTCCCCGGGAAGGAAATCCAGGCCATTCCTGGCTTCGATGCAGGTTCGGACAAGATCCTCAGTGAGTCGCATTTGCTGAAGATGATCTGTACCAACTCCGTACCATTCGATGATTGTGAATTCCGGGTTATACCGATCGCCTCGTTCCGAGCTGCGAAATGATTTCGTAATCTGGTAAATGGAACCCATGCCAGCGGCCAGCAATCGCTTCATGGCAGCTTCAGGAGAAGTCTGCAGAAACATTCGCGTGCACTGAGAGGTCTGGTCAGCTCCTGTCACCTCTACCCCAGACACTTCAATGGGATTGATGTGAGTATCGACGACGACATCATGAGAGAGAAGGGGCGTTTCAACTTCGGTGTAATTTCGGTCGTCGAAAAACCGGCGTATTTGCTTCAGAAGTTCAGAACGCAGTCGGAGTATGTTCAGGCTGCAGGTTGGCTGCCAGGTTGATGGTATGCTCTTCCCTTCCATCGG from Planctomycetaceae bacterium includes the following:
- the epmA gene encoding EF-P lysine aminoacylase EpmA; the protein is MEGKSIPSTWQPTCSLNILRLRSELLKQIRRFFDDRNYTEVETPLLSHDVVVDTHINPIEVSGVEVTGADQTSQCTRMFLQTSPEAAMKRLLAAGMGSIYQITKSFRSSERGDRYNPEFTIIEWYGVGTDHLQQMRLTEDLVRTCIEARNGLDFLPGETRLEAGPQSFRVLNWDDAFISVLGESVLGKSRLEIEQLAASRQIPLPAFSSDDTVDDILNVILAERIEPALGIEHPVFLTAYPRSQAALARTSENDARVSDRFELYMQGVEICNGYHELTDVRELAEREVQSNSLRVCHKNRVLPGAERMGAAMMSGLPACSGVALGFDRLLMLLTGSTRIDQVIPFPIERA